A single region of the Halobacterium wangiae genome encodes:
- a CDS encoding metallophosphoesterase — protein MIAVLSDTHSRDGHALAGRAREAVREADLVVHAGDFTTERALDAFHEASERLLAVHGNADDPTVQDRLPATRTLAAGGLTVAVTHRQRGGATALGLFGRERGADLVVSGHTHRPAVTETPDATLLNPGSHADPRGNPAAHAELYPVKRGVRGEIRSRDGSVLREFRVEGG, from the coding sequence ATGATCGCCGTGTTGTCGGACACGCACAGCCGGGACGGGCACGCACTCGCCGGCCGAGCGCGCGAGGCGGTGCGCGAGGCGGACCTCGTGGTCCACGCGGGTGACTTCACCACCGAACGGGCCCTCGACGCGTTCCACGAGGCGAGCGAGCGCCTGCTCGCGGTCCACGGGAACGCCGACGACCCGACCGTCCAGGACCGTCTGCCGGCCACCCGGACGCTCGCCGCAGGTGGGCTGACGGTCGCGGTGACACACCGGCAGCGCGGTGGCGCAACCGCACTGGGGCTGTTCGGCCGGGAGCGCGGCGCCGACCTCGTCGTGTCCGGGCACACGCACCGACCGGCAGTGACCGAGACGCCCGACGCGACGCTGTTGAATCCTGGGAGTCACGCGGACCCGCGCGGCAATCCGGCGGCACACGCCGAGTTGTACCCCGTGAAGCGTGGCGTACGTGGCGAGATTCGGAGTCGCGATGGGTCCGTGTTACGAGAGTTCCGTGTGGAGGGCGGGTAG
- a CDS encoding cation diffusion facilitator family transporter, translating to MAGSKSVVIAALFANGAIAVLKFLGFLVTQSPAMLSETYHSISDTGNQVFLLIGLRYGERSATRSHPFGFGKAQFFYSFLVSVMLFGIAGWESAKHGYDALTGHGRVLSRQAELLGYQFPGVWVNYSVLMGGVAFETYAFKKAYEEMKRQMDEHGWGSFRQAFRRTSDTTTLTALTEDTVALLGLLLALVGIFLTEQTGNHVYDAAAALAIGVLLMFFAVALAWENKRLLLGESIAEGEEDRLRTVVGDFDGVQSLVDLRTVFFGPNDIVVTADVEFVHGLETREMEDTITALKDALKAANPSITKVYVEPEDGR from the coding sequence ATGGCCGGCAGCAAGTCCGTCGTTATCGCCGCACTGTTCGCCAACGGGGCTATCGCGGTGCTGAAGTTCCTCGGGTTTCTCGTGACCCAGAGCCCCGCGATGCTCTCGGAGACGTACCACTCCATCTCGGACACCGGCAACCAGGTGTTCCTGCTCATCGGACTGCGGTACGGCGAGCGGAGCGCGACCCGCTCGCACCCGTTCGGGTTCGGGAAGGCGCAGTTCTTCTACTCCTTCCTCGTCAGCGTGATGCTGTTCGGAATTGCGGGCTGGGAGTCGGCGAAACACGGCTACGACGCGCTCACGGGCCACGGCCGGGTGCTCTCGCGACAGGCGGAACTGCTCGGCTACCAGTTCCCCGGCGTGTGGGTGAACTACTCGGTCCTCATGGGCGGTGTCGCCTTCGAGACGTACGCGTTCAAGAAGGCCTACGAGGAGATGAAACGCCAGATGGACGAGCACGGCTGGGGGAGTTTCCGGCAGGCGTTCCGGCGCACGAGCGACACCACGACGTTGACCGCGCTCACGGAGGACACCGTCGCCCTCCTCGGCCTGCTGCTGGCGCTCGTGGGCATCTTCCTCACCGAGCAGACCGGGAACCACGTCTACGACGCCGCGGCGGCGCTGGCCATCGGCGTCCTGCTGATGTTCTTCGCGGTGGCGCTCGCGTGGGAGAACAAGCGTCTGTTGCTCGGCGAGAGCATCGCGGAGGGGGAGGAGGACAGACTCCGGACGGTCGTAGGGGACTTCGACGGCGTCCAGTCCCTCGTCGACCTGCGGACCGTCTTCTTCGGACCCAACGACATCGTGGTGACCGCAGACGTCGAGTTCGTCCACGGCCTCGAGACCCGGGAGATGGAGGACACCATCACGGCGCTCAAGGACGCGCTCAAGGCGGCGAACCCCAG